Proteins from a genomic interval of Caulobacter sp. NIBR1757:
- a CDS encoding mitochondrial fission ELM1 family protein → MAPRQKPVNAPAPPPLTIWAVSDGRAGIEAQAVGLADAVARQRNAQVVVKRISWTGQTGRLPWWLNLLPRRWLRGNDFAPPWPDIMISAGRATLPLSIRMRRWTGGKTFVVQIQDPRTPLHFFDLVAPPNHDRVKGDNVVSITGSPHRLSPERLKADYAAFAAQIDPLPHPRVAVLVGGKSKAFDLSQERAAAIANSLVLPLEQEGGSLLMTFSRRTPQKARDLLAARLADLPGIIWDGEGANPYFAFLEAADFILVTEDSANMATEAASTGKPVFIVQMDGQSLKFRLLHDELEAKGAARPWGGAFHGWTYEPLRETDRLAGEILQRMDARADAP, encoded by the coding sequence ATGGCGCCCCGTCAGAAACCCGTCAATGCACCGGCGCCGCCCCCCCTCACCATCTGGGCGGTGTCCGACGGTCGCGCCGGCATCGAGGCCCAGGCCGTCGGCCTCGCCGACGCCGTCGCCCGCCAGCGCAACGCCCAGGTCGTCGTCAAACGCATTTCCTGGACCGGCCAGACCGGCCGTCTGCCCTGGTGGCTGAACCTGCTGCCCCGCCGCTGGCTGCGCGGCAACGACTTCGCCCCGCCCTGGCCGGACATCATGATCTCCGCCGGCCGCGCCACCCTGCCCCTGTCGATCCGCATGCGCCGCTGGACAGGCGGCAAGACCTTCGTCGTCCAGATCCAGGACCCGCGCACCCCGCTGCACTTCTTCGACCTCGTCGCCCCGCCCAACCACGACCGGGTCAAGGGCGACAACGTCGTCTCCATCACCGGCTCACCGCACCGCCTGAGCCCTGAACGTCTCAAGGCCGACTACGCCGCCTTCGCCGCCCAGATCGACCCCCTGCCCCACCCGCGCGTCGCCGTGCTGGTCGGCGGCAAGTCCAAGGCCTTCGACCTTTCCCAGGAACGCGCCGCCGCCATCGCCAACAGCCTGGTCCTGCCGCTGGAGCAGGAGGGCGGCAGCCTGCTGATGACCTTCTCCCGCCGCACGCCGCAGAAGGCCCGCGACCTGCTCGCCGCCCGCCTCGCCGACCTTCCCGGCATCATCTGGGACGGCGAGGGCGCCAACCCCTATTTCGCCTTCCTGGAAGCGGCCGACTTCATCCTCGTCACCGAGGACAGCGCCAACATGGCCACGGAAGCGGCCAGCACCGGCAAGCCTGTCTTCATCGTCCAGATGGACGGCCAGAGCCTGAAGTTCCGCCTGCTCCACGACGAGCTGGAAGCCAAGGGCGCCGCCCGCCCCTGGGGCGGCGCCTTCCACGGCTGGACCTACGAGCCCCTGCGCGAGACCGACCGGCTGGCGGGCGAAATCCTCCAGCGCATGGACGCCCGCGCCGACGCGCCCTAG
- the greA gene encoding transcription elongation factor GreA, whose translation MEKVPMTAGGYSALDEELKRLKTLERPAVIAAISEARAHGDLSENAEYHAAKERQGWIEGRIAEIEDKIARAQVIDVSKLSGSQIKFGATVSVVDEDTEEEARYQIVGEHEADVKGGRVSITSPIARAMIGKEMGDVVEVNTPGGVKAYEILKVEWL comes from the coding sequence ATGGAAAAGGTACCGATGACCGCCGGGGGCTATAGCGCCCTCGACGAGGAACTGAAGCGTTTGAAGACTTTGGAACGTCCGGCCGTGATCGCCGCGATTTCCGAAGCGCGGGCGCATGGCGACCTCAGCGAGAACGCCGAATACCACGCCGCCAAGGAGCGTCAGGGCTGGATCGAAGGCCGTATCGCCGAGATCGAGGACAAGATCGCGCGCGCCCAGGTCATCGACGTCTCCAAGCTGTCGGGGTCGCAGATCAAGTTCGGCGCCACGGTCAGCGTGGTCGACGAAGACACCGAGGAAGAGGCCCGCTACCAGATCGTCGGCGAACACGAAGCCGACGTGAAGGGTGGCCGCGTCTCCATCACCTCGCCCATCGCCCGCGCGATGATCGGCAAGGAAATGGGCGACGTGGTCGAGGTCAACACCCCCGGCGGCGTCAAGGCCTACGAGATCCTGAAAGTCGAGTGGCTCTAA